One stretch of Priestia megaterium DNA includes these proteins:
- a CDS encoding nucleotidyltransferase has product MQAVGIIVEYNPFHNGHAYHLQQAKQQTGADCVIAVMSGHFLQRGEPALVSKWSRTRMALAAGADLVVELPYAFSTQKAETFASGAISILESLHADFVCFGSENGNIDSFTRTADLLEAHESELSALIQQEMKKGNSYPKAASNAFLQLFTEAPIDLSQPNNVLGMSYVAAIKKQHASIKPYTITRIQSHYHDDSLSSSFISSATSIRKAIFDSSSHGDLSKHMPVSTANELAAYKQAHGQFHHWEHYFPFLKYKLLTTPLYDLQRIYEIEEGIEHRLLSYISSSTSFEDFLTNVKTKRYTRTRLQRMFVHLLTNTTKSEMQQADPYIRLLGMSKTGQTYLKTIKKKLSLPIVSTVSQCKLKEIDTDIKATHVYSMPFQEPLRSQFMKQEYTQPPILWP; this is encoded by the coding sequence ATGCAAGCAGTTGGAATAATTGTCGAATATAATCCTTTTCATAACGGACACGCTTATCATTTGCAGCAAGCGAAACAACAAACCGGAGCAGATTGTGTGATTGCTGTGATGAGCGGGCACTTTTTGCAGCGCGGAGAGCCTGCTCTTGTATCGAAATGGTCCCGCACAAGAATGGCTTTAGCCGCTGGTGCAGACTTAGTCGTTGAATTACCCTATGCTTTTTCTACTCAAAAAGCTGAAACATTCGCAAGCGGCGCTATTTCTATTTTAGAATCCCTTCACGCTGACTTTGTATGCTTTGGCAGCGAAAATGGCAATATTGACTCATTTACCCGCACCGCTGATTTGCTCGAAGCTCATGAATCAGAACTATCCGCTTTAATTCAACAAGAGATGAAAAAAGGAAACAGTTATCCAAAAGCAGCTTCCAATGCTTTCTTACAGCTTTTCACGGAGGCTCCTATTGATCTATCTCAGCCAAATAATGTGCTTGGAATGAGCTATGTAGCTGCCATTAAAAAACAGCATGCATCTATTAAACCATATACAATCACTCGAATTCAATCACATTATCACGATGATTCCCTGTCTTCCTCTTTTATTTCAAGCGCTACAAGCATACGTAAAGCTATTTTTGACAGCAGCAGCCATGGGGACCTGAGCAAGCACATGCCAGTTAGTACGGCAAACGAATTAGCAGCTTACAAGCAAGCACACGGACAGTTTCATCATTGGGAGCATTATTTCCCATTTTTGAAATACAAATTATTAACTACTCCGCTTTATGACTTACAGCGTATTTATGAAATAGAAGAAGGTATTGAACATCGGCTGCTATCTTATATTTCTTCATCTACTTCATTTGAAGATTTTTTAACAAATGTTAAAACGAAGCGATATACGAGAACCCGTTTACAGCGCATGTTCGTTCACCTTTTAACCAATACAACAAAAAGTGAGATGCAACAAGCTGATCCTTATATTCGCTTATTGGGAATGTCAAAGACAGGACAAACCTATTTAAAAACAATTAAGAAAAAGCTGTCCCTTCCTATTGTATCCACTGTATCGCAATGTAAACTAAAAGAAATTGATACCGATATTAAAGCGACACATGTTTATAGTATGCCGTTTCAGGAGCCTTTGCGCTCTCAGTTTATGAAACAAGAATATACGCAGCCCCCTATCCTTTGGCCATAA
- a CDS encoding SepM family pheromone-processing serine protease translates to MKSRIRILVYLAVIAVVAMLCFYPLPYYITKPGMAEELAPIIKVEDGYHEKGTFMLTTVRMGRATPLSYGLAKIQDFHEIFPTKQILQQGESDEDYSTRQLHMMDTSKNAAISVAYEAAGKSVSYHNKGVYVTYVVENMPAHGKLHVGDVVTKVDEKKIQTAEDLINYVSTKKAGDSVSIYVKRDGKESKHTLKVKAFPDEPKRVGLGIALETNQELEVKPDIHIDTEKIGGPSAGLMFSLEIYNQLVKEDMTKGHRVAGTGTINDKGEVGPIGGISQKIVAADKEGAEIFFAPNEKGAAGSNYREAVKTAKKIKSDMKIVPVDSFSDAVTYLEKLKP, encoded by the coding sequence GTGAAATCTAGAATTAGAATTTTGGTATATTTGGCTGTTATTGCAGTGGTGGCAATGCTTTGTTTTTATCCTTTGCCGTACTACATTACAAAGCCTGGAATGGCAGAAGAACTTGCGCCTATTATTAAAGTAGAAGATGGATACCATGAAAAAGGGACGTTTATGCTTACAACTGTAAGAATGGGCAGAGCAACTCCTCTTTCATATGGTCTTGCGAAAATACAGGACTTTCATGAAATTTTCCCTACAAAGCAAATTTTGCAGCAAGGTGAAAGCGATGAAGATTACTCGACAAGGCAATTACATATGATGGATACGTCAAAAAATGCCGCTATTTCAGTAGCATACGAAGCAGCTGGAAAGAGCGTTTCCTATCACAATAAAGGCGTATATGTTACATATGTCGTAGAAAATATGCCTGCACACGGAAAACTTCATGTTGGAGATGTAGTGACGAAAGTAGACGAGAAAAAAATTCAAACTGCTGAGGACTTAATCAACTACGTATCGACTAAAAAAGCAGGAGATTCAGTATCAATTTATGTAAAAAGAGATGGCAAAGAAAGCAAACATACTCTAAAAGTTAAAGCATTTCCTGACGAGCCGAAACGAGTAGGCCTAGGAATTGCTTTAGAAACGAACCAAGAATTAGAAGTTAAGCCCGATATACATATTGATACTGAAAAAATAGGAGGGCCTTCAGCGGGACTGATGTTCTCGCTTGAAATCTATAATCAGCTTGTTAAAGAGGACATGACAAAAGGCCACCGCGTTGCAGGTACAGGGACTATCAATGATAAAGGAGAGGTAGGACCAATCGGAGGTATTTCGCAAAAAATTGTAGCCGCAGATAAAGAAGGAGCAGAGATTTTCTTTGCACCAAATGAAAAAGGGGCTGCGGGCTCTAACTACCGAGAAGCAGTGAAGACAGCTAAAAAAATAAAAAGTGATATGAAAATTGTACCCGTAGATTCATTTTCGGATGCCGTAACATATTTAGAAAAGCTGAAACCATAA
- a CDS encoding patatin-like phospholipase family protein has translation MESPKIGVALGSGGARGFAHLGVIKTLTENNIPIDFLAGSSMGALVGALYASGIELATLYKMALTFKRKYYLDFTVPKMGFITGNRVKSLVRTFTQNRTIEQLSIPFAIVATDLKTGEKVVFKKGPIAEAVRASISIPGIFAPEVIDGRLLVDGGVVDRIPVSVVKEMGSDIVIGVDVSKAKVNAEISSIFDVIMQSLDILQDELVAHRTIASDIMIRPNLDTFSSRAFTNIQEMISIGEQAAHEQLPSILQAIDHWKENKKSEI, from the coding sequence GTGGAAAGCCCAAAAATAGGAGTTGCGTTAGGCTCAGGTGGAGCTAGAGGTTTTGCACATTTAGGAGTAATCAAAACGCTAACAGAAAATAACATTCCTATTGATTTTCTAGCTGGCAGCAGCATGGGAGCTTTAGTTGGTGCACTATATGCGTCAGGTATTGAACTGGCAACTCTTTATAAAATGGCGCTAACGTTCAAACGAAAGTATTATTTGGATTTTACCGTGCCTAAAATGGGATTTATTACGGGCAACAGAGTAAAATCGCTGGTTCGCACCTTTACGCAAAATAGAACCATTGAACAGTTATCTATACCGTTTGCCATTGTAGCGACAGATTTGAAAACAGGAGAGAAAGTGGTGTTTAAAAAAGGACCTATCGCTGAAGCGGTGAGAGCAAGTATTTCAATTCCAGGAATCTTTGCTCCCGAAGTAATTGATGGACGATTGCTTGTAGACGGCGGGGTAGTGGACCGTATTCCTGTATCGGTTGTAAAAGAAATGGGATCTGATATTGTCATTGGAGTCGATGTATCAAAAGCGAAAGTGAATGCAGAAATCAGCTCCATTTTTGATGTCATTATGCAAAGTTTAGATATTTTGCAAGATGAGCTAGTAGCTCATCGGACCATTGCTTCAGACATTATGATTCGTCCTAATCTCGATACTTTTAGTTCCAGAGCGTTTACAAACATTCAAGAAATGATTTCAATTGGTGAACAAGCAGCACATGAGCAGTTGCCTTCTATTCTACAAGCAATTGATCATTGGAAGGAGAACAAAAAAAGTGAAATCTAG
- the ylbJ gene encoding sporulation integral membrane protein YlbJ, which yields MNKSMVKTLLLGTSVTLLAIALIVYPKEALEGSVRGLNTWWKVVFPSLLPFFIVSEMLIGFGVVKFIGILLEPFMRPLFRVPGVGGFALAMGMASGFPSGAKITSRLRQEKQLTAIEAERLVSFTNSSNPIFIFGAVAVGFFHNPAVGIILALSHYIGNICVGLVMRFYGSAKPKGQVTQKPSLSLAFHEMHKTRLKDKRPIGKLLGDAVTSAVQSLLMIGGFIILFSVLNKLLYVTHITAFLSSGLAYLFSLCHIGTELSLPFISGLFEITLGSRLASEAPDTLLFHQIIIVSFVLGFSGFSVQAQVASILAETDIRFFPFFIARIFHGCFAVVFTIFLWGPLRESITTFQASEGALPVFSHLESVTILSQWLNVYGPLLTIFTLCCYIYIYSKRTFLHRS from the coding sequence TTGAATAAATCGATGGTGAAAACACTTCTGCTCGGGACGAGCGTAACGCTTCTCGCTATTGCGCTTATTGTATATCCAAAAGAAGCGCTAGAAGGTTCAGTAAGAGGTCTCAACACATGGTGGAAGGTCGTCTTTCCTTCTCTGCTGCCCTTTTTTATTGTTTCAGAAATGCTTATTGGGTTTGGCGTAGTGAAGTTCATTGGGATCTTATTAGAGCCGTTTATGAGGCCTTTATTCCGAGTACCTGGAGTAGGGGGGTTTGCTTTAGCAATGGGCATGGCTTCTGGGTTTCCTTCAGGTGCAAAAATCACTTCCCGGCTGCGTCAAGAAAAGCAGCTAACAGCTATTGAAGCTGAAAGACTCGTATCATTTACTAACTCATCTAACCCTATTTTTATTTTTGGAGCTGTGGCCGTTGGCTTTTTTCACAATCCAGCTGTCGGTATCATATTAGCTCTCTCTCATTACATAGGGAATATTTGTGTAGGGCTGGTGATGCGGTTTTATGGATCAGCAAAACCGAAAGGACAAGTAACTCAAAAACCTTCTTTATCGTTAGCTTTTCATGAAATGCATAAAACGCGTTTAAAAGACAAGCGTCCTATCGGGAAGCTTCTAGGAGATGCGGTTACTTCTGCTGTTCAATCTCTCTTAATGATTGGCGGTTTTATCATTTTATTTTCTGTATTAAACAAACTTTTATATGTTACTCATATCACGGCCTTTTTAAGCAGCGGTCTAGCTTATTTATTTTCCCTTTGTCATATAGGGACTGAACTGAGTCTTCCCTTTATTTCAGGGCTTTTTGAAATCACGCTAGGAAGCCGGCTAGCAAGTGAAGCGCCAGACACGCTGCTGTTTCATCAAATTATCATCGTTAGCTTTGTATTAGGCTTCAGCGGTTTCTCCGTTCAAGCACAAGTGGCTAGCATACTCGCCGAAACAGATATTCGATTTTTCCCGTTTTTTATTGCACGCATTTTTCACGGTTGTTTTGCGGTAGTATTCACTATCTTTCTATGGGGTCCTCTTCGAGAATCCATTACTACTTTTCAAGCATCTGAAGGAGCACTGCCGGTTTTTTCTCACTTGGAGTCTGTTACGATTCTATCGCAGTGGCTAAACGTGTACGGTCCGCTCTTAACGATTTTTACGCTGTGCTGCTATATTTATATATATTCAAAACGAACGTTTCTTCATCGGTCCTAG
- the coaD gene encoding pantetheine-phosphate adenylyltransferase, producing the protein MGSIAVCPGSFDPVTNGHFDIIKRGANVFDTIYVVVLNNSSKSPLFTGEERVALLKEVTKSLPNVVVESYSGLLMEYAKEKQAKTILRGLRAVSDFEYEMQITSVNRVLDKEIETLFMMTNNQYSFLSSSIVKEVAKYGGNISELVPPPVREALAEKFEQLSQK; encoded by the coding sequence ATGGGCAGTATAGCTGTTTGTCCAGGAAGCTTTGATCCAGTTACAAATGGACATTTTGATATTATTAAACGAGGCGCAAATGTATTTGATACGATTTATGTGGTTGTTTTAAATAACTCTTCAAAAAGTCCTCTATTTACAGGGGAAGAGCGAGTAGCTTTGCTGAAAGAAGTAACAAAATCACTTCCTAATGTGGTAGTAGAGTCGTACAGCGGATTATTAATGGAATATGCAAAAGAAAAGCAGGCAAAGACCATTTTAAGAGGTTTGCGTGCAGTATCGGATTTTGAGTACGAAATGCAAATCACATCTGTAAATCGCGTATTAGATAAAGAAATCGAAACGTTATTTATGATGACAAATAATCAATACTCGTTTTTAAGTTCTAGTATTGTAAAAGAAGTAGCCAAATATGGCGGGAATATTTCTGAATTAGTTCCTCCCCCTGTTAGAGAAGCGCTTGCGGAAAAATTTGAACAGTTGTCTCAAAAATAA
- the rsmD gene encoding 16S rRNA (guanine(966)-N(2))-methyltransferase RsmD — MRVVAGLYKGHALKAVPGYSTRPTTDKVKEAIFNMIGPFFEGGTALDLFGGSGGLGIEALSRGIDKVIFVDRDGKAIQTIKANLASCRLEDRAEVYRNDAERALKAIKKRELTVDLLLLDPPYKAQKLKALIETVSEENLLKKTGIIVAEHSHDVHLDNEIGLFEKIKSETYGIIGVSIYTYKKEESVE; from the coding sequence ATGAGAGTAGTAGCAGGTTTATATAAAGGCCATGCGTTAAAGGCGGTTCCAGGATACTCAACCCGCCCTACAACAGATAAGGTGAAAGAAGCTATTTTTAATATGATTGGACCGTTTTTTGAAGGTGGAACAGCTCTTGATTTGTTCGGTGGAAGCGGTGGCTTGGGAATTGAAGCTCTAAGTCGAGGAATAGATAAAGTCATTTTTGTGGACCGGGATGGCAAAGCGATTCAGACGATTAAAGCAAACTTAGCATCTTGCCGGTTAGAAGACCGCGCTGAAGTGTATCGAAATGATGCAGAACGTGCACTGAAAGCGATAAAGAAAAGGGAGCTGACTGTCGATTTACTTTTGCTTGATCCACCGTATAAAGCACAAAAGTTGAAAGCGCTTATCGAAACGGTAAGTGAAGAAAACCTTCTGAAAAAAACAGGAATTATTGTAGCGGAGCATTCTCATGATGTACATTTAGATAATGAGATTGGTTTATTTGAAAAAATAAAAAGCGAAACGTACGGTATCATTGGTGTTTCTATTTATACATACAAAAAAGAAGAATCAGTTGAATAA
- a CDS encoding DUF7147 family protein, with translation MIQRFIELGEGYSDIYELLEIVKSNKHRLAHLIMLRTVKEDRQVASFVAVLHPTAEGNFQPLYVCREGIVLKQNDSKRVELFKRAAEEAGKEIVVLDVKPSTTFPETALYYQHLIGILRMNRFIPPMQ, from the coding sequence ATGATTCAGCGTTTTATTGAGCTCGGAGAAGGGTATTCAGATATTTATGAGCTGTTAGAGATTGTCAAAAGCAACAAACATCGTCTTGCTCATCTTATTATGCTGCGAACAGTAAAAGAAGATCGACAAGTAGCTTCTTTTGTCGCTGTCTTGCATCCAACAGCTGAAGGGAATTTCCAACCGCTTTACGTTTGCCGAGAAGGAATTGTTTTAAAACAAAACGACAGCAAGCGCGTTGAGTTATTTAAACGAGCTGCTGAGGAAGCGGGAAAAGAAATTGTGGTACTCGATGTCAAACCATCTACTACATTTCCAGAAACAGCACTATACTATCAGCACCTTATTGGCATTTTGCGAATGAACCGCTTTATTCCGCCAATGCAATAA
- a CDS encoding YlbG family protein encodes MFVERQGIVAYVHSVKQAKALRKYGNVHYVSKELKYVVLYCNQDGIEKTIHKLQSLPFVKKVDPSYRPFLKTEFENSKPDKAKEYDYKIGI; translated from the coding sequence ATGTTTGTTGAACGTCAAGGAATTGTGGCGTATGTGCATTCTGTTAAGCAAGCAAAAGCATTGCGAAAGTACGGAAATGTACATTACGTATCTAAAGAATTAAAGTATGTTGTCTTATATTGCAACCAAGATGGCATTGAAAAAACAATCCATAAACTTCAGTCTCTACCTTTTGTGAAGAAAGTAGATCCTTCTTATCGGCCGTTTTTAAAAACAGAATTCGAAAATTCAAAGCCAGATAAGGCGAAGGAATATGACTATAAGATAGGAATTTAA
- a CDS encoding YlbF family regulator, protein MLTTMRTVELLDESDHVANMVLQSDVAENYRQCLYRLNKDSHAQALIAEFVKIKEQYEDVQRFGKYHPDYKTITRQVRDVKRQVDLHATIAAFKKAENELQKLLDEISVILGQAVSEHVKVPTGNPFFDTGSSCGGGCGSGGSCGCSA, encoded by the coding sequence ATGCTGACAACAATGAGAACTGTTGAATTACTCGATGAGTCTGATCACGTAGCTAACATGGTGTTACAATCAGACGTAGCCGAGAACTATCGTCAATGTTTATATAGATTAAATAAAGATTCACATGCACAGGCATTAATTGCTGAATTTGTGAAAATAAAGGAACAGTATGAGGATGTTCAGCGATTTGGAAAATATCATCCTGATTATAAAACCATTACGAGACAAGTACGTGATGTAAAGCGTCAAGTTGATTTACACGCGACAATCGCTGCGTTCAAAAAAGCAGAAAATGAATTACAAAAGCTGCTTGATGAAATTAGCGTTATCCTTGGTCAAGCTGTTTCAGAGCACGTTAAAGTACCGACGGGAAATCCGTTTTTTGATACGGGAAGCAGCTGCGGCGGTGGCTGCGGATCTGGTGGAAGCTGTGGGTGCAGCGCATAA
- a CDS encoding YlbE-like family protein produces MRKDIYEYMQSRPKLNDFVREQPMWYRRLSRNPEELEKFELESKHYYKQTIPHKVEKFSNSIQMANMMFHMFQSMKNQ; encoded by the coding sequence ATGAGAAAAGATATATACGAGTATATGCAGTCTCGTCCTAAACTCAACGACTTCGTTCGTGAACAGCCAATGTGGTACCGACGTTTATCTAGAAATCCTGAAGAACTGGAGAAATTTGAATTAGAATCCAAACACTACTACAAACAAACGATTCCTCATAAAGTCGAAAAGTTTTCGAATTCGATTCAAATGGCAAACATGATGTTTCATATGTTTCAGTCCATGAAAAATCAATGA
- a CDS encoding YlbD family protein, translating to MKETKRELHPSVVEFKQFVKSHPKLVEQVRKQQKTWKELYEDWYLFGAEDPMWEAYRSEESAKAEPAAATEEKKDIMGTIVSSLKNMDLNQMQNHITNVNSAISNIQQVLQQFQPSKPSGGGAASGPGNPFGFRKD from the coding sequence GTGAAGGAAACCAAACGAGAGCTTCATCCGTCCGTTGTGGAATTTAAACAATTTGTAAAATCACATCCCAAATTAGTAGAACAGGTTCGAAAGCAGCAAAAAACGTGGAAAGAGCTATATGAAGATTGGTATTTATTCGGTGCAGAAGATCCAATGTGGGAGGCATATCGTTCAGAAGAAAGTGCAAAGGCTGAACCAGCTGCTGCAACAGAGGAGAAAAAAGATATTATGGGTACAATTGTATCCTCGCTGAAAAACATGGACTTGAATCAAATGCAAAATCATATCACAAATGTAAATTCAGCTATTTCGAATATTCAACAAGTACTGCAGCAATTTCAACCATCTAAGCCATCCGGTGGAGGAGCAGCTTCCGGGCCAGGGAATCCATTTGGCTTTAGGAAAGATTAA
- a CDS encoding DUF1405 domain-containing protein — protein sequence MAWLWYTLKDKRFLTLLLIVNILGTIYGYIWYGSQLAETPKKFLVFVPDSPTASLFFVIVLIGLLLGKHFSLFEALAMITLFKYGIWAVVMNVLVYVLTGYIDWMMLMLMASHAAMAFQGLLYVPFYRIKLWHLAVAAVWTVHNDIIDYVFSMMPRYSMLNAYMSEIGYFTFWLSILSIFITYWFTVRASSKKQL from the coding sequence ATGGCTTGGTTATGGTATACCTTAAAAGATAAGCGTTTTTTAACGCTTTTGCTGATTGTGAATATACTAGGAACAATCTACGGATATATTTGGTATGGTAGTCAATTAGCGGAAACGCCTAAGAAGTTTTTAGTATTTGTGCCTGATAGTCCAACGGCAAGCTTGTTTTTTGTTATTGTACTTATCGGTCTTTTACTTGGAAAACATTTTTCACTATTTGAAGCTTTAGCAATGATCACGCTGTTTAAATACGGGATTTGGGCCGTCGTAATGAATGTATTGGTCTATGTGTTAACAGGATACATTGATTGGATGATGCTTATGTTGATGGCTTCTCATGCAGCAATGGCTTTTCAAGGGCTTTTATACGTACCGTTTTACCGGATTAAATTATGGCATTTAGCTGTTGCCGCTGTATGGACCGTACATAATGATATCATTGATTACGTTTTTTCTATGATGCCAAGATACAGCATGCTCAATGCGTATATGTCTGAAATTGGTTATTTTACATTTTGGCTAAGCATTTTATCTATTTTCATTACATACTGGTTCACAGTTCGTGCTTCTTCAAAAAAACAGCTATAA
- a CDS encoding menaquinol-cytochrome c reductase cytochrome b/c subunit gives MHRGKGMKFVGDSRVPAERKPNIPKDYSEFPGKTEAFWPNFLLKEWMVGAVFLIGYLCLTIAHPSPLERIADPTDTGYLPLPDWYFLFLYQLLKYSFASGPYNIIGAFIIPGIAFGALMLAPFIDRGPERRPAKRPFATGFMLLAIAAVFFLTWQSATQVDWKAREEQGKIREEVAIDKNSEGYKIMQEQTCLTCHGDNLQGGPAAPALTGIDLSPEEIANIAKNGKGNMPKGVFKGSDKELKTLSEFVGNLGKE, from the coding sequence ATGCATCGTGGTAAAGGGATGAAGTTTGTTGGAGATTCACGTGTTCCTGCAGAACGAAAACCCAATATTCCAAAAGATTACTCTGAATTTCCAGGGAAAACAGAAGCATTCTGGCCAAACTTTTTACTAAAAGAATGGATGGTAGGGGCAGTTTTTTTAATCGGTTATTTATGTTTAACCATCGCTCATCCATCTCCTCTTGAACGTATTGCCGATCCGACTGATACGGGGTACTTGCCTCTTCCTGACTGGTATTTTTTGTTCCTATATCAATTGCTTAAATATTCATTTGCTTCTGGTCCATATAATATTATAGGTGCATTTATTATTCCAGGGATTGCATTTGGCGCATTAATGCTTGCTCCGTTCATTGATCGAGGACCAGAAAGAAGACCAGCTAAGAGGCCATTTGCAACAGGATTCATGCTTTTGGCTATAGCAGCAGTCTTTTTCCTAACGTGGCAGTCAGCGACACAGGTGGATTGGAAAGCGCGTGAAGAGCAAGGGAAAATTAGAGAAGAAGTAGCGATTGACAAAAATTCAGAAGGCTACAAAATCATGCAAGAGCAAACGTGCTTGACCTGTCACGGTGATAATTTACAGGGAGGCCCTGCGGCTCCGGCTTTAACAGGAATTGATTTATCTCCTGAAGAAATCGCCAATATCGCAAAAAATGGTAAAGGCAATATGCCAAAAGGTGTTTTCAAAGGTTCAGATAAAGAATTGAAAACGCTCTCGGAATTTGTCGGCAACTTAGGGAAAGAATAA
- the qcrB gene encoding menaquinol-cytochrome c reductase cytochrome b subunit: protein MLNKIYDWVDERLDITPLWRDVADHEVPEHVNPAHHFSAFVYCFGGLTFFVTVIQILSGMFLTMYYVPDIKNAWESVYYLQNEVAFGQIVRGMHHWGASLVIVMMFLHTLRVFFQGAYKKPRELNWIVGVLIFFVMLGLGFTGYLLPWDMKALFATKVGLQIAESTPIIGQQVKTLLSGHPDIVGAQTLTRFFAIHVFFLPGALLGLMGAHFLMIRKQGISGPL, encoded by the coding sequence ATGTTGAATAAAATCTATGACTGGGTGGATGAACGGCTAGATATTACTCCTTTATGGCGAGATGTGGCCGATCATGAAGTGCCAGAGCACGTAAATCCTGCACATCACTTTTCAGCATTTGTGTATTGTTTTGGTGGATTAACGTTTTTTGTTACCGTTATTCAAATTTTATCAGGTATGTTTTTAACCATGTATTATGTACCAGATATAAAAAATGCATGGGAATCCGTTTATTATCTGCAAAATGAAGTCGCTTTCGGACAAATTGTTCGAGGTATGCATCACTGGGGAGCAAGTTTGGTTATCGTCATGATGTTTTTACATACACTTCGTGTTTTCTTCCAAGGAGCATACAAAAAACCCCGCGAGTTAAACTGGATTGTGGGTGTGTTAATTTTCTTTGTTATGTTAGGTTTAGGTTTTACAGGTTATTTGTTGCCGTGGGATATGAAAGCGCTATTTGCAACGAAAGTAGGTTTGCAAATTGCTGAATCCACACCAATTATAGGCCAGCAAGTGAAGACATTACTCTCAGGACATCCAGACATCGTTGGTGCTCAAACACTAACTCGCTTTTTCGCCATTCACGTATTCTTTTTACCCGGAGCCCTACTTGGCTTAATGGGTGCCCACTTCTTAATGATTCGTAAACAAGGAATTTCAGGACCACTATAA
- a CDS encoding ubiquinol-cytochrome c reductase iron-sulfur subunit, producing MGDRVSRRQFLNYTLTGVGGFMAAGMLMPMVRFAVDPILEKEAGQDLVAVAQVKDITKEPKRVDFKIKQVDAWHKSEEPRSAWVYKTDKGEIVALSPICKHLGCTVNWAGDKNYPHRFYCPCHGGMYEKSGKNVPGTPPMGPLDVYVQKVKGGTLYLGKAKPQGGA from the coding sequence ATGGGTGATCGGGTATCAAGACGACAGTTTTTAAACTATACGCTCACTGGTGTAGGGGGATTCATGGCTGCTGGAATGTTAATGCCAATGGTGCGCTTTGCAGTAGATCCAATTTTGGAAAAAGAAGCGGGTCAGGATTTAGTAGCTGTAGCGCAGGTTAAAGACATTACAAAAGAGCCGAAACGTGTCGATTTTAAAATCAAGCAAGTGGATGCGTGGCATAAATCAGAAGAACCAAGATCGGCTTGGGTGTACAAAACTGATAAAGGTGAAATCGTCGCGCTGTCACCAATTTGTAAGCATTTAGGCTGTACGGTTAACTGGGCTGGTGACAAAAACTATCCACATCGTTTCTACTGCCCTTGTCATGGGGGAATGTATGAAAAAAGCGGTAAAAATGTACCGGGGACACCACCGATGGGACCGTTAGATGTATACGTTCAAAAGGTAAAAGGCGGTACGTTATATCTAGGAAAAGCCAAACCACAAGGAGGGGCATAG
- a CDS encoding YpiF family protein yields the protein MKLQAKEMDVYLQSKSYVDTVLVPLIPIDFGEDLKLTASMSEYTTALTEELERQFKGRVILTPSFTYLKKDGVAAVYETLLRWNEHINDNEVKHLFVLTSDRDWLQFEKEIGAYCIWIPALPLEHIDESHKYTLIHEQVQQLLPIFVEKWSV from the coding sequence TTGAAGCTTCAGGCCAAGGAAATGGATGTGTACCTACAATCCAAAAGTTATGTTGATACCGTATTGGTTCCACTCATTCCGATTGATTTCGGAGAAGATTTAAAGCTTACTGCATCTATGAGTGAATACACGACTGCTCTTACTGAAGAGTTAGAGAGGCAATTTAAAGGAAGAGTGATTTTAACACCTAGTTTTACATACTTAAAAAAAGATGGAGTAGCTGCTGTTTATGAAACATTACTTCGTTGGAATGAGCATATAAATGACAATGAAGTAAAACATCTTTTTGTGCTTACTAGCGACCGAGACTGGCTGCAGTTTGAAAAAGAAATAGGGGCGTACTGCATTTGGATACCTGCTTTACCGCTTGAGCATATAGATGAGTCGCATAAGTATACGCTCATACATGAACAAGTTCAACAGCTCTTACCGATTTTTGTAGAGAAATGGAGTGTTTAA